TTTCCAAATGTCTTATTACCTCCGagttaatgttttcatctgaatttatttgtttgttagcaggattacgcaaaaactacacaactgatttccatgaaattttgtggaggggtggagcaaGACCCAAAGAAGGAGACAATTAACTGAAAGAAAGGCGATGATCAAAATCAACCATCTGCAGTGAGTATTGTTTATgggagctgttttttttcctagaGCCTCAACTGAACAATCCTACACAAAatacacccacccacccacacacacacacacacacacacacacacacacacacacacacacacacacacacacacacacacacacacacacacacacacacacacacacagcttctgaTGAAGGTGAAGTACGTTATGGCTGCCATGATCCCCACCAGCAGTATGACAGCAATCACTATAGCAGACACAACAACTGATGATAACGGCATCTGTTCtggaagaagaaacaacacatgACCATGATTTACTCTGTGTGACTATCaagtcaaattatttttaaagatcGTGGTTTTTAACAATAAAGAAACCCGATTATTCTGAGATCAGTAACAATTTTACTCGGTACAATAAAGGATGAAATTGATCATGATGATTGATATAGTTGAGGTTTACGACATCTGTAATGGTTGCACTCATTTACCAAGACAATCAGACCCATGTTATTCTCCACTGAGCAATAATCAAAAGTATGATTACACAAAAGCCAATTAATAGTAAAAatgatctttattattatttgtttgtaggTTTAGGGGTCTTCACATTACTTTACACACTCACCTAGAACAATGAGTTTGGTCGTTCCCTCAAATGAACCACTGGGGAAGGTTGTAAGGGTGCACATGTACAACCCTGCATTCTTCAGTTCAACATCTTTAATTATCAACGACTGTTCTGTGAGGTCCACCTTCTCTTTCAGAGGACTATCAAAGATTTTCACCCCAAACTGGGAATAAGAAACAATGATT
Above is a genomic segment from Hippoglossus stenolepis isolate QCI-W04-F060 chromosome 8, HSTE1.2, whole genome shotgun sequence containing:
- the LOC118113707 gene encoding nectin-4-like, whose product is MKTGSTSTLILLEMIYVTLLPALKAQTISVQPEVTGHLGQDVTLPCHFIKASANDTVIQVQWDLLEPERYTIIVSYSQFGVKIFDSPLKEKVDLTEQSLIIKDVELKNAGLYMCTLTTFPSGSFEGTTKLIVLEQMPLSSVVVSAIVIAVILLVGIMAAITYFTFIRSYG